The following coding sequences are from one Shewanella eurypsychrophilus window:
- a CDS encoding thioester dehydrase: MIKSSLPQILSTTLSGESVQHRLKIAADLPFFKGHFPEQAVLPGVTQLDWAIRLGCQHFGYTQDVATLEVLKFQQLMLPDSEVTLEISENKAKTKLIFSYFDDEKRFASGRIVLNSTDKIENS, encoded by the coding sequence ATGATTAAATCTAGTCTTCCCCAAATTCTGTCTACGACATTAAGTGGTGAAAGCGTACAACACCGACTCAAGATCGCTGCTGATTTGCCATTTTTTAAAGGCCACTTTCCAGAGCAAGCCGTATTACCTGGTGTCACTCAGCTTGACTGGGCGATTCGTTTAGGTTGTCAGCATTTTGGCTATACACAGGATGTTGCAACGTTAGAGGTGCTCAAATTTCAGCAATTGATGCTGCCAGACTCTGAAGTCACTTTAGAGATCAGTGAAAATAAGGCTAAGACTAAGTTGATTTTCAGCTATTTCGACGATGAAAAACGCTTTGCTTCCGGCCGTATTGTGCTTAACTCTACAGATAAAATCGAGAACAGCTGA
- a CDS encoding acyl carrier protein: protein MQSREDILEALTQILVDEFEIDAEDISPEASLYQELDLDSIDAVDLVIKLQQMTGKKIKPEEFKTVRTVDDVVTAIEGLVKE from the coding sequence ATGCAAAGCCGTGAAGACATTCTTGAAGCACTAACGCAAATTTTAGTCGATGAATTTGAGATCGATGCAGAGGATATTTCACCAGAAGCCTCTCTTTATCAAGAATTGGATTTAGACAGCATTGATGCCGTGGACTTAGTCATTAAGCTACAACAGATGACTGGCAAAAAAATAAAGCCTGAAGAATTTAAAACCGTACGCACAGTAGATGATGTCGTTACGGCTATCGAAGGGCTCGTTAAAGAGTAA
- a CDS encoding DUF3014 domain-containing protein: protein MQVNQEDRIAPQEKSANTNTLAIVAVAVAALIAGGAYYYLNSDEPTPIPEPLPLQIPEMTPDEPIEIIAAIPEPEIVEVTQAEVVEIDPLPQVEPLPSLSESDGYVHNKTVVMADGMKIEPLLVEENLVRHFVVFIDNLAQGELARKVSPLKAPNRSFTVSDITNKTYLNPDSYHRYDLYADFITHLDEQQLAATYKDLTPLLAEAFEELGYSKISFNERMLEAIDVMLAAPIIEQPIELDGISVNYQFVDPQLEALPNAQKLLVRMGPENTKKVKAALRKLKKHLDN from the coding sequence ATGCAAGTCAACCAAGAAGATAGAATCGCACCGCAAGAGAAGTCAGCTAATACTAATACCTTAGCAATCGTTGCCGTTGCAGTTGCCGCACTCATTGCTGGTGGCGCGTATTACTACTTAAACAGCGACGAACCGACCCCAATTCCAGAGCCACTTCCGCTACAAATACCTGAAATGACTCCCGATGAGCCCATTGAGATTATCGCCGCTATTCCAGAACCTGAAATAGTTGAAGTTACCCAAGCAGAAGTGGTTGAAATTGACCCCTTACCTCAGGTCGAACCTTTACCTAGCTTAAGCGAAAGCGATGGCTACGTGCATAACAAAACAGTGGTCATGGCCGACGGCATGAAGATTGAACCTCTGTTAGTCGAGGAGAACCTGGTGAGACACTTTGTTGTCTTTATCGATAACCTGGCTCAAGGCGAGTTAGCCAGAAAGGTTAGCCCGCTCAAAGCACCTAATCGTAGCTTTACCGTTTCTGATATCACCAACAAAACTTATCTAAATCCAGATAGTTACCATAGATATGATCTCTATGCTGATTTTATTACCCATTTAGATGAGCAACAGCTCGCGGCAACTTATAAAGATCTGACTCCTCTTTTAGCTGAGGCCTTTGAAGAATTAGGTTATAGCAAAATAAGCTTTAATGAACGTATGCTAGAAGCTATTGACGTCATGCTAGCTGCGCCAATTATAGAGCAACCAATCGAATTAGACGGGATCAGTGTTAACTATCAGTTTGTCGACCCTCAGCTAGAGGCTTTGCCTAATGCGCAAAAACTACTGGTTCGCATGGGCCCTGAAAACACCAAGAAAGTTAAGGCTGCGCTACGTAAACTGAAGAAGCATCTAGATAACTAA
- a CDS encoding phosphopantetheine-binding protein — translation MKLHNEIKQLIIDCLDLEDVTIDDIDTDAALFGEGLGLDSIDALELGLAIKKQFDVKIEANSDATKAHFYSVASLASFIESQRA, via the coding sequence ATGAAACTACATAACGAAATAAAACAATTGATTATAGATTGCCTCGATCTCGAAGATGTCACTATCGATGATATTGACACTGATGCAGCACTTTTTGGTGAAGGTTTAGGCTTAGACTCTATCGATGCTCTTGAGCTTGGCTTAGCAATTAAAAAGCAGTTCGATGTCAAAATAGAAGCGAACTCTGATGCCACGAAAGCACACTTTTATAGCGTGGCGAGTCTAGCCAGCTTTATTGAATCACAGCGAGCTTAG
- a CDS encoding AMP-binding protein, protein MTELLKSWLSKGPSSQQLISFDHHDIVTGGVFTSQVAHIHEQLSQSSSQRWLLACEASDLFAVGLCAALLAGKQVILPANTQPGSLSELNNEFDGVLSDVALCEDKAFVMLKKEFPSSKYEWPSLDKLGKLVLFTSGSSGQPKAVYKTIKQLDTEVSILEQTFAAHLPHCSVISTVSHQHIYGLLFKILWPLAASRPFLSDIVEYPETLTYYTSLFPNLCLISSPAQLSRLPEALDHEQMMRSPSLVFSSGGPLSFEAAQGITHCYGHPPIEVFGSTETGGIAYRRQTQTDQPWQAFSNIQISQDPKDGALTLQSPYLEDDNWLRCEDKIELIEPGIFHLAGRLDRIIKIEEKRVSLLQMESLLEGHPLVSQSALVMLTEPRVQLGAIIVLSAQGQAHLEAEGKLSLNNVLKAHLLTQFERVTLPRRWRYPDCLPVNSQGKRVLAQLTELFDHD, encoded by the coding sequence ATGACAGAGTTACTAAAATCTTGGTTATCCAAGGGGCCATCGAGCCAACAACTGATCAGTTTTGACCATCATGATATTGTCACTGGTGGCGTGTTTACCTCTCAGGTTGCTCATATCCATGAGCAGCTAAGTCAATCATCATCTCAGCGTTGGTTGCTCGCCTGTGAAGCTAGCGATCTGTTTGCTGTCGGCCTATGCGCCGCACTATTAGCTGGCAAGCAGGTCATATTACCCGCCAATACTCAGCCCGGCAGCCTAAGTGAACTGAATAATGAGTTTGATGGTGTACTTTCCGATGTAGCACTGTGTGAAGATAAAGCTTTTGTCATGCTGAAAAAGGAGTTTCCCAGCTCCAAGTATGAGTGGCCAAGCCTAGATAAATTAGGCAAGTTGGTCTTATTTACTTCCGGCAGCAGCGGTCAACCCAAAGCGGTTTACAAAACGATTAAACAACTCGATACAGAAGTCAGCATTCTTGAGCAAACGTTTGCCGCACACCTGCCACACTGCAGCGTGATCTCAACCGTCTCTCACCAGCATATCTATGGCTTGCTATTCAAAATTCTTTGGCCACTGGCTGCCAGTCGTCCGTTTCTTAGCGATATCGTGGAATATCCCGAGACTTTAACTTACTACACCAGCCTTTTTCCTAACCTGTGCTTAATCAGTAGTCCGGCGCAGCTATCTCGTCTACCCGAGGCATTGGATCATGAGCAGATGATGAGATCGCCAAGTCTAGTCTTTAGTTCGGGGGGGCCATTAAGTTTTGAGGCCGCCCAAGGCATAACTCACTGCTATGGTCACCCTCCGATTGAAGTTTTTGGTAGTACGGAAACTGGTGGTATAGCCTATCGACGTCAGACTCAAACCGATCAACCTTGGCAAGCATTCAGTAATATACAGATCTCTCAAGATCCTAAAGATGGTGCATTAACACTACAGTCTCCTTACTTAGAAGATGATAACTGGCTCAGATGTGAAGACAAAATTGAGCTTATCGAACCCGGTATTTTCCATTTAGCGGGACGCTTAGATCGCATCATTAAGATCGAAGAGAAACGCGTATCGCTATTGCAGATGGAAAGCCTGCTTGAGGGACATCCCCTAGTCAGTCAATCTGCTCTCGTTATGCTGACAGAGCCCAGAGTTCAACTCGGGGCCATCATAGTGCTATCGGCTCAAGGTCAGGCCCATTTAGAAGCTGAGGGTAAGTTGAGTCTCAACAATGTGCTTAAAGCGCACCTGTTAACTCAATTTGAACGGGTCACCCTGCCAAGACGCTGGCGTTATCCTGACTGTCTACCGGTCAACAGCCAAGGTAAACGGGTGTTGGCACAACTCACTGAGTTATTCGATCATGATTAA
- a CDS encoding lysophospholipid acyltransferase family protein, with translation MSTGKFALTDTAVKLTGAAYIPRWIGGVSCYITFGIGGLLSSLTILPLLRFWPGTELARIRRVQKAVHIMFRGFVHMLTWTGVIKLNPIETERLSSAKGLVVIANHPTLVDVVVLISLMPNAGCIVKQGIWRNPFMRGVVACAGYIPNRGAELLLEDCKQVLESGTNLIIFPEGTRTVLGTCINDFARGAANIALRTKTDLLPVVLRTNAPGLSKQQAWYEIPRRTIGMRVEVGETIRHIRYDANVGGDAKMARQLTRDLEDYFKTNLKK, from the coding sequence ATTTCCACTGGGAAGTTCGCTTTGACTGATACAGCAGTAAAGTTAACAGGCGCTGCCTATATTCCCCGATGGATCGGAGGCGTTAGCTGCTATATCACCTTTGGGATCGGTGGTTTACTGAGTTCATTAACCATATTACCTCTGCTGAGGTTTTGGCCTGGGACTGAATTAGCACGTATTCGTCGAGTACAAAAAGCCGTGCACATTATGTTTCGTGGTTTTGTCCATATGCTAACTTGGACGGGTGTTATCAAGCTCAACCCCATAGAGACTGAACGACTAAGTTCAGCCAAGGGTCTAGTTGTGATTGCTAACCACCCAACACTTGTCGATGTCGTCGTGTTAATCAGCCTAATGCCCAACGCAGGCTGTATAGTGAAGCAAGGAATATGGCGTAATCCATTTATGCGTGGCGTGGTCGCTTGCGCTGGGTATATTCCTAATCGAGGTGCAGAGCTATTACTCGAAGATTGCAAACAGGTGTTAGAAAGTGGCACCAACTTGATTATTTTCCCCGAGGGGACTCGCACAGTTTTAGGCACCTGCATCAATGATTTTGCGCGAGGCGCCGCCAATATTGCACTAAGAACCAAGACAGACTTATTGCCTGTGGTTCTTCGTACCAATGCACCCGGCTTGAGCAAGCAACAAGCCTGGTATGAAATACCCCGTCGCACCATAGGGATGCGAGTCGAAGTAGGCGAAACCATCAGGCATATCAGGTATGATGCTAACGTCGGTGGCGATGCCAAAATGGCACGTCAGCTTACACGGGATCTGGAAGATTACTTTAAAACGAACTTAAAAAAATGA
- a CDS encoding glycosyltransferase family 2 protein, producing MQVALVIPNYNHVVAIEETLEKLAHLQLQCYLVNDGSNDETRYMLTALASKYSWVTLLHHPFNRGKGAAVTTGLRAAYRDGYTHALQVDADGQHNLDDIPAMLEKAETAPEALISGLPQYDESVPKSRYYARYLTHFWVWVETLSFDIQDSMCGFRVYPLAATEKLFLSCALGERMDFDIEILVRLHWQGVPVLHLPTQVIYPEDGISHFQGLWDNIRISSMHTRLFFGMLKRLPGKLYKKCLSEDSDSHWSGMAERGNYWGIKFLAASYKLGGHWLCRLIMYPVILYFFLTGRTAREASKGFLTKVKAFDPQQTQLQGDISWRHSLKHFFAFGNAALDRIDAWCDRIQLSQVDFPNRAQLADQLEAGQGAVLLASHLGNLELCRAISIHQKKVKVNVMVMTENAENFNRVLKQLNPDSSINLIQVSELGPTTSMLLQQKVEDGELVVIAADRTSSNTQGRVIYAPFMGEPAPFPQGPFILAGLLDCPVYLMFCLREQGRYVVHLEEFSNTLKGPRKGRMQRLEEAVNNYSARLEYFARREPLQWFNFFDFWRNDDDIHRANSQGKDRTDK from the coding sequence ATGCAAGTTGCATTAGTTATCCCCAATTACAATCATGTTGTCGCCATCGAGGAAACCCTCGAGAAGCTGGCACATCTGCAGTTGCAATGCTATTTAGTCAACGATGGCAGTAATGATGAAACCCGCTATATGCTTACTGCGTTAGCGAGTAAATACTCCTGGGTCACCCTGTTGCACCACCCATTCAATCGGGGCAAAGGCGCAGCAGTAACAACTGGCTTAAGAGCCGCCTACCGAGATGGCTACACTCATGCGCTACAAGTTGATGCCGATGGGCAGCACAACTTAGACGATATACCCGCGATGCTGGAAAAAGCAGAAACAGCTCCTGAGGCACTCATATCAGGTCTGCCTCAGTATGATGAGTCAGTGCCTAAGAGTCGTTACTACGCACGTTACCTCACCCATTTCTGGGTCTGGGTCGAAACCTTAAGTTTCGACATTCAAGACTCTATGTGCGGCTTTCGAGTCTACCCGCTCGCAGCAACAGAGAAGCTATTTCTTTCTTGCGCCTTAGGTGAACGCATGGATTTCGATATCGAAATCTTAGTCCGTTTGCACTGGCAAGGCGTACCTGTGCTCCACCTGCCGACTCAAGTCATCTACCCCGAAGATGGGATCAGCCATTTTCAGGGCTTATGGGATAACATACGAATTTCAAGCATGCATACCCGTCTCTTCTTCGGCATGCTGAAGCGACTTCCAGGGAAACTCTACAAAAAATGTCTATCTGAAGACTCAGATTCACATTGGTCAGGTATGGCTGAACGAGGTAACTATTGGGGAATTAAATTTCTCGCAGCTAGCTACAAGCTAGGTGGTCATTGGCTCTGCCGTCTTATTATGTATCCCGTTATCCTGTATTTCTTCCTGACCGGACGAACCGCAAGAGAGGCATCGAAGGGTTTTCTCACGAAAGTAAAAGCCTTCGATCCACAACAAACTCAACTTCAGGGTGATATTAGCTGGCGTCATAGCCTTAAGCATTTCTTCGCTTTCGGCAATGCAGCCCTAGATCGCATCGATGCCTGGTGCGACAGAATTCAGCTCAGCCAAGTTGATTTCCCCAATCGAGCACAGCTTGCCGATCAACTCGAAGCTGGACAAGGGGCGGTATTACTCGCTTCCCACTTAGGCAACCTCGAACTTTGTCGAGCGATCTCTATTCACCAAAAAAAGGTGAAAGTTAACGTGATGGTAATGACCGAAAATGCCGAAAACTTCAATCGAGTACTGAAACAACTCAATCCAGACAGCTCAATAAACCTTATCCAGGTCTCCGAATTAGGTCCGACAACCTCTATGTTGTTGCAACAGAAAGTAGAGGATGGTGAGCTAGTGGTTATCGCCGCAGATAGAACCTCATCAAATACTCAAGGTAGAGTGATTTACGCCCCTTTTATGGGTGAGCCGGCGCCATTTCCTCAAGGCCCTTTCATTCTTGCAGGCTTACTCGACTGCCCTGTATATCTGATGTTCTGCCTGCGCGAGCAAGGCCGCTACGTGGTCCATTTAGAAGAATTTTCAAACACGTTAAAAGGCCCAAGAAAAGGCCGCATGCAAAGGCTCGAAGAAGCCGTGAACAACTACAGCGCACGACTCGAATATTTTGCACGGCGTGAACCCTTGCAATGGTTTAATTTTTTTGATTTTTGGCGCAACGATGACGATATTCATCGCGCCAACTCTCAGGGTAAAGATAGGACAGATAAATAG
- a CDS encoding beta-ketoacyl synthase chain length factor has product MQLKFSICSWGAWSPQYQQSQDWQQWKDNSLSQHTDLPDAPKLAQIPAMKRRRFSRLTKMQLEAAFQTDAPQSCRTIFSSRHGELERTLGLLDNIVTQEPLSPIAFSQSVHNTASGIYSILKENRAASTSIAAGEESLPQALFEAFAQLTDDPSPLLLVFADQPVPGVYSQFVEEPELPLSMAFLLTLVDNQSPAPELVITPAREQAKISYGQLLHSLANKKSLAGDMCNFHWEVRFD; this is encoded by the coding sequence GTGCAGTTAAAATTTAGCATTTGTTCATGGGGAGCTTGGTCTCCTCAATATCAACAGAGTCAAGATTGGCAACAATGGAAAGATAATTCTCTAAGCCAACATACAGACCTGCCTGATGCCCCCAAACTAGCCCAAATTCCAGCGATGAAAAGAAGGCGCTTTAGTCGTCTGACAAAAATGCAGCTCGAAGCAGCTTTCCAAACCGATGCGCCTCAATCATGCCGGACAATATTCTCATCGAGACACGGAGAGCTAGAGCGAACTTTAGGCCTGCTCGACAACATTGTCACTCAAGAGCCATTGTCGCCAATCGCGTTCAGTCAATCGGTACACAATACCGCGAGTGGTATTTATAGCATTCTCAAGGAAAATAGAGCTGCATCAACCTCTATTGCTGCAGGTGAAGAAAGCCTGCCACAGGCTCTATTCGAGGCATTTGCCCAACTGACAGACGATCCTTCACCGCTATTATTAGTGTTTGCCGATCAGCCAGTACCTGGAGTTTATTCACAATTTGTCGAGGAACCCGAACTGCCATTATCCATGGCCTTCTTGCTGACTCTTGTCGATAACCAAAGCCCAGCGCCTGAATTAGTCATAACACCAGCCCGCGAACAGGCCAAGATAAGTTATGGCCAATTGTTACATAGCTTAGCCAATAAAAAGTCATTAGCCGGAGACATGTGCAATTTCCACTGGGAAGTTCGCTTTGACTGA